The genome window CTTTCCTCGAAGGAAAGCGGGCTTTTTGCGTAGCGGAAAGTTAGAGCAGGAGGATAAGGGGTAGAAAAAAAAGGGCAAACGGAACCAGCGTGAGCCTCGGCGTGGAAAATAATTTTAGGTTAGGCTGTAATGCAAATCCACAATGGGCGACTAATGCAGTGTAGTTAAATCTTGGCCTGGTCTCGTGGTTGTTTCCGCTGTTTCCGCATCCTTCGTGGCTCACATCAATGCCCATCAGCCCCTGCTGCTGCGCATCTGCCGGATGTACTGCCCCGATGCCGACGACCGGCAGGATCTGTACCAGGAAATGGTGCTGCAGTTGTGGCGGGCCTACCCTCGCTACGAGGCCCGGGCCTCGTTTAGCACTTGGCTCTACCGCATTGCCCTGAACATAGCCATTTCGGACCTGCGCCAGCGCACCCGTCAGCCCACGTCCCAGCGTCTTGGCTCCATGCTGCCCGAGGTAGCTGCGCCGCCGGACCTGGGCCCCGATGCCGACGACCTGGGGTTGCTGCACCGGGCCATTGCGCGGCTTTCAGACGTGGAAAAGGCCTTTGTGCTGCTGTATCTGGAAGAGCGCACCTACGAGGAAATGGCCGACATCCTCGGCATCACCCAAAACAATGTGCGGGTCAAGATGCACCGCATCCAGGAGAAGCTTCGCCACCTGCTAACCCAGCTTGCCTAATGGAACTCGATGATTTTCGCCGGAAGTGGCAGCAGCAGCTCGTGGCTACGGAGCAACCAAGCGCCCTGGAGGCGGCTGCCCTGGCTCAGCTGCTCAAGCAGGCTTCCCGAAGCTCCGTGGCCACTATGCTGCACAACGCGAGGCTGGAAATTGGCTTTAGCATTCTAATCTTGGCTGCAGGCATCACCGGTTTCCTGTACGCCGAAAGGCTGGTTGACCGCTTAGTGATGGGGTGGATGGTTCTTCTATGCGTGGTCAGCATTGTGTCTTACCACCGCTATTTGCTGAAAGGACTAGGGGACATGAGAACGGCGGAAGCATCGGTGCGTGACCAATTAACGCACCAGCTTCAACGTGTGCGCGAGGTACTGCGTCTCTCTTTGCGTTCATCCTTGTGGTCACTGGTAATTTCATTGGGTATCCCTATGAGTTTCTCCCTGGTAGGGTTAGCACGGGAAATGGCCACCAACCGGAAAATGGTGGTTTTTGGTGCATCGGTGGTATTCTATGCTATACTTGGGTACGGAGCCTTCCTGCTTATGCGCTGGTTGGCTAAACGCTACCTGTACGGACTCTACGGCCAGCATCTCGACCGGCTGGAAGCGGCCCTGCGGGAGTTGGGGGAGTAAAGCAGCCGGTTGGTTGAAATACCAGATTCCGAGCATAGTAAAAATTCTACATTGCTGCCACCTAACCAATTCACCTGCCGTGCAACCTATTCTTCAAGCCCTGAACGTGCGCAAAGCCTACGCCCAGCACGTTGCCCTCGACGGTGTCAGCCTCGATATTCCGGAGCGCAGCATCTTCGGCCTGCTCGGCCCTAACGGAGCCGGCAAAACGTCGCTTATCCGCATTATTACTCAGATAACGGCCGCTGACGAAGGCGAAATTCGGTTCCGGGGTGAGCGGCTCAAGCCCGCCCACATTGCCGAAATTGGCTACCTGCCCGAGGAGCGCGGCTTGTACAAGAAAATGAAGGTAGGCGAGCAACTGCTCTACCTGGCCCGCCTACGTGGCATGAGCCGAGCCGACGCCACGGAGCGCATCAAGGCTTGGCTGACGCGCTTCGACATCAAGCCCTGGGCCGAGAAAAACGTGGAGGACCTCTCCAAGGGCATGCAGCAGAAAGTGCAGTTTATTGCTACCGTGCTGCACGAACCCAGCCTGATTATTCTGGATGAGCCATTTTCGGGCTTCGACCCCATCAATGCCAACCTCATCAAAGACGAAATTCTGGACTTGCGGGAGCGGGGCGCTACCATCATCTTCTCAACGCACCGCATGGAGTCGGTGGAGGAGATGTGCGACAGTATTGCCCTGATTAACCGCAGCCACAAAGTGCTCGACGGACCCGTGGGTGCCATCAAAGACCAGTTCAAAACCCAGACCTACGAGGTAGAAGGCAAGGGCCGCCTGATGGTAATGCACCCCGATTTTGAGGTGCTAGAGCACAAGGAGCGCGAAAACGGCCACTTCTACGACCGAATTCGGCTGCACGCGGGCACCACGCCCAACGATTTGCTGCGCTACCTGATCAGCAACGTGGAGGTACACGCCTTCCGGGAGCTGATTCCGAGCATCAACGACATCTTCATCCGGCGGGTGCGCGAAACCATGCCCGAAAGCCTAGTGGAACCAGTTTCTGCTTAGCGCCCTACCCTTGCAACCTTCCATCAACTTGAACGCACGATTACGGCTTCCTTCTCATGGATAAAATCTGGCTTATCATTCAGCGCGAATACCTAACCCGGGTGCGCAAGAAAAGCTTCCTCATCATGTCGTTGCTGGCGCCGCTGCTGCTGGCGGGCAGCCTGGTGGGCATCGCCAAATTCTCGGGCTCCTCAGAAACGCAGGTGGTAGCCGTACGCGACGACAGTGCCCAGCAGATGCTCCAGCACCTGACGGCCACGGAGGAAGTGCGCTTTGTGCCGGCCACTGGTACTAACCTGGCGGCCGCTACGGCAGCTTTCAAAAAAGCTAAGCCCAAGCAAGACGCCCTGCTGTACTTCCCACCGAGCTTTACGCTGGACAATAGCACGGGCATTCAGCTGCTGGCCAATGGCAACGTGAGCCTGAATCGGCAGAGCAAAATCCGGAAAGCCGTGGAAAAGGCCGTGGGTGAGCTGAAACTGAGCCGCTCCGGCCTCAACCAAACCACCATCGACAACCTTAAGGCCAAGGTGGAACTGGACGCCGTGGACCTGACCCAGCAGGGCGGGCGCAAAAACAACGTGGGCACTACCACCGCCGCCGCCTACTTCCTTTCCATTCTGGTGTACATGTTCATTTTCATCTATGGCGTGCAGGTGATGCGCGGGGTAGGGGAGGAGAAGTCGAGCCGCATTATGGAGGTAATGATTTCCTCGGTGAAGCCCTTCCAGCTGATGATGGGTAAGATTCTGGGTATTGCTGCCGTGGTGCTCACGCAGTTTGCCCTCTGGATGGTGCTGTCCTGGGGCCTAACTACCCTGGCGGCTCCCTTGCTGATGAAGTCCAATGTGAAGTCGCCGCCCGCAGCGGCCGTAACAGGCATGCAGCAGGCCACTACCTACGACAAGGCTCCGGCCGCCGCTACGGCCACCTCAGATGATGCCGCCACTGTAGCCCCCGCGGCTACCGCCAGCCCCTGGGGCTTTCTGAGCGGCCTGCCCGTGGGCACTATTATTGGCGGCTTCCTCTTCTTTTTCCTGGGCGGCTACTTGCTGTATTCGGCGCTGTTTGCCTCCATCGGGGCCGCCGTCGATGACCAGACCGATTCCCAGCAGTTCATGTTCCCGATTACAATTCCGTTGATTCTGAGCTACATCGTAAGCATCAATGTCATCATCAACGGGGACCCGAACGGCCCGCTTGCCTTCTGGCTGTCCATGATTCCGCTGACCTCGCCCATTGCCATGGTCATGCGCCTGCCCTTTGGCGTTCCGATGTGGCAGCTGCTGCTTTCCGGGGCGCTGCTAGTAGCCGGCTTCGTACTCACCACGTGGGTGGCAGCCCGCATTTACCGCGTCGGCATTCTGATGTACGGCAAGAAAGTAACCTACGGAGAGCTGTCGAAGTGGATGTTCTATAAAGGGTAGGGCAGTCGGTTTCAACTTATGGCCCTGCTTCCTTCCCACCTCTATGATGCGCCGCCGCTGGGCCTGGCCTTAGCGTTTGGCTTGACCACCCTGGTAACGGTAATATGGTTTTGGCGGGCTGCGCGTCAAGCCATGCCGCACCGCTCTGGAAGCATCCTATTAGGCCTACTGACTTGGCTAGCAATACAGGCTGGGTTGACTGTTCAAGGCCTTTACCTTCATCTTGAGGCCCGGCCGCCGTACCTGTTGCTGCTAGGTATTCTGCCAACGCTGCTAGTCATAGGGGGCATATTTGCTACGGTGCGGGGTCGTCGCTTCGTGGATGCTCTGCCGCTAGGCTCGCTCACCTACCTAAATGTGGTGCGCGTACCGGTAGAACTGGTGCTGTACGGCTTGTATATCTCGGGCCAAGTACCGGAGCTCATGACATTTACTGGTCGTAATCCCGATATGCTGGCCGGGCTAACGGCGCCGCTAGTAGGTTTCTGGGGCTTCACCCGAGGTCGGCTGCTGCGCCCTGTTTTACTGCTGTGGCATGGCGCCGCGTTACTGCTGCTCCTGAACATTGTGGGTTGGGCTATTATGGCCTCACCCTTACCGTTGCAGCAGGTTGCCTTCGACCAACCTAATGTAGCCGTGCTAAAATTTCCCTTCGTGTGGCTGCCCAGCGTAGTGGTGCCTTTGGTGTTGTTTGGGCATCTGGTGGCACTGCGGCAACTGATGCGGGCGACGGTACCGGTAGGCAGGCTAGCAGCAGGAAGCCTGTGAACGAGTAGACTTCAGGCCGGAAAGTGCTGACTGGACAGCGTAATCGAAACCAACTTCCATCAAGTCAGTTTATAAAAAGCCCATCGGCCAGGCGTCAGCTGACGCCTGGCCGATGGGCTTTTTCGGATGCTCGACCGTTAATGAAGTCCGTCGTTTTCTCGTAGTGCCAAAAGCTGGCTTTCTTCCCATGAATCAAATGACTCAAAAATTTCTGCTTCTGCCGCTGTTCTGTTTGCTGTTGAGCCTACCCTTGCGCGCCGCCGACAAACCCGCGTATCGGCTGTTCACGGCCGCTGGCAAGGCTGCCACCTACGA of Hymenobacter sublimis contains these proteins:
- a CDS encoding ABC transporter ATP-binding protein, whose protein sequence is MQPILQALNVRKAYAQHVALDGVSLDIPERSIFGLLGPNGAGKTSLIRIITQITAADEGEIRFRGERLKPAHIAEIGYLPEERGLYKKMKVGEQLLYLARLRGMSRADATERIKAWLTRFDIKPWAEKNVEDLSKGMQQKVQFIATVLHEPSLIILDEPFSGFDPINANLIKDEILDLRERGATIIFSTHRMESVEEMCDSIALINRSHKVLDGPVGAIKDQFKTQTYEVEGKGRLMVMHPDFEVLEHKERENGHFYDRIRLHAGTTPNDLLRYLISNVEVHAFRELIPSINDIFIRRVRETMPESLVEPVSA
- a CDS encoding ABC transporter permease; this encodes MDKIWLIIQREYLTRVRKKSFLIMSLLAPLLLAGSLVGIAKFSGSSETQVVAVRDDSAQQMLQHLTATEEVRFVPATGTNLAAATAAFKKAKPKQDALLYFPPSFTLDNSTGIQLLANGNVSLNRQSKIRKAVEKAVGELKLSRSGLNQTTIDNLKAKVELDAVDLTQQGGRKNNVGTTTAAAYFLSILVYMFIFIYGVQVMRGVGEEKSSRIMEVMISSVKPFQLMMGKILGIAAVVLTQFALWMVLSWGLTTLAAPLLMKSNVKSPPAAAVTGMQQATTYDKAPAAATATSDDAATVAPAATASPWGFLSGLPVGTIIGGFLFFFLGGYLLYSALFASIGAAVDDQTDSQQFMFPITIPLILSYIVSINVIINGDPNGPLAFWLSMIPLTSPIAMVMRLPFGVPMWQLLLSGALLVAGFVLTTWVAARIYRVGILMYGKKVTYGELSKWMFYKG
- a CDS encoding RNA polymerase sigma factor, whose amino-acid sequence is MAHINAHQPLLLRICRMYCPDADDRQDLYQEMVLQLWRAYPRYEARASFSTWLYRIALNIAISDLRQRTRQPTSQRLGSMLPEVAAPPDLGPDADDLGLLHRAIARLSDVEKAFVLLYLEERTYEEMADILGITQNNVRVKMHRIQEKLRHLLTQLA